TCATTTCCTCTCTCAGGGTTACTGACAGCTCATCAAGGTTCAGGGCCATAAGCATTTTCTGGATCGCTTCAGCCCCAATACCATATTCAAACCTGTCACTGTAATCCTCTTTTGCCTTATAAAGCTGTTCGTCATTTAAAAGAGAACCTCTGACAAGAGGGGTATCTCTGGGGTCGATGATAATAAAATTTTCAAAATAGAGCACCCTTTCCAGATCTTTCAAGGTGAGATCCAGAAGGTTACCGATTTTGGAGGGAAGGCATTTTAAAAACCATATATGAGCAACCGGAGAGGCAAGCCTTATATGGCCCATGCGCTCTCTGCGCACCTTGGACTGAATTACCTCAACACCGCACTTTTCGCATATAATACCACGGTGTTTCATCCTCTTGTATTTGCCGCAGTTACATTCATAATCCTTTATTGGGCCGAATATCTTTGAACAGAAAAGACCGTCCCTTTCCGGTTTGAAAGTACGATAATTGATAGTCTCAGGCTTCTTGACCTCTCCATAAGATCGTTCAAGGATCATTTCAGGGGATGACAGTGAGATCCTTACAGCATGATAACTTGATGGATCCTTTGGCTTCGTAAAGAAGTTATATAGTTCTTCCAATGTCTCCTCCTATATTAAAAACATTTTCGATTATTACTGTATTAAAATTGCTCATTTAAAACCATTATTATGATCAGCTGTTAACATCTTCAAGAAGCTGGAATTCAAGACCCAGACTCAGCAATTCCTTTATAAGTACCTTAAAGGATTCCGGCAACCCTGACTCCAGGATATTATTTCCCTTTACAATCCGTTCGTACATGCGTGTACGGCCTGCGACGTCATCCGATTTTACTGTAAGAAACTCCTGCAATGAATAGGCAGCGCCATATGCCTCCATTGCCCAGACCTCCATCTCACCAAGCCTCTGACCACCAAACTGTGCCTTGCCTCCCAGAGGTTGCTGGGTAACAAGTGAATAGGGTCCGATAGAACGCGCATGAATCTTATCATCAACCAGGTGATGCAGTTTCAGGATATACATGATACCTACTGTTACCGGCTGTTCAAATGCCTCACCGGTTCTGCCGTCATAAAGGATGGATTGACCAGTTACAGGCAATCCTGCCTTTTCAAGGCATTTTTGGATCTCATTCTCTTCAACGCCGTCAAAAACAGGTGAGGCCATATGAACGCCATCTCTCAGAAGGCTTGAAGAGGAGACAAGATCAGCATCAGTCATATCCTTGAAATACTGGGTATATTCTTTTGCAGAGTATATGTTTTTCAGTGTCTTTTTAAGAGTATCAATTCCTTCTTCATTATCCAGCACGCTGGCTATCTGTCTGCCAAGGGCCCTTGAAGCCCAGCCTAAGTGAGCTTCGAGCACCTGCCCGACATTCATTCTTGATGGAACTCCAAGCGGATTCAGGATTATATCAACAGGGGTGCCATCAGCAAAATAGGGCATATCCTCTACAGGAAGGATGCGTGAAAGAACACCCTTGTTTCCATGTCGACCTGCCATTTTATCGCCCACAGATAATTTCCTTTTTACAGCGATATAGACCTTTACCATTTTTATAACACCAGGGGCGAGCTCATCACCCATGCTGAGCTTATCCATCCTGTCCTCAAGAATGCTGTTTACATGCTCAACCCTAGCATTGAATTTTTCAATAACAGCTTCAACCTTGTCTATGAGATCCATTGAGGCCTTTATATCCGCCCCTGACCATGCAGTTACAGGAAGTTCATCTATAATGTCAGGCATTATCTCCTTTTTGGTGCTTAAAAGAGTCTTACCTGATTTCTTATCCTTCAGATTGGTCTTAAGAGCGACCCCGTTAAGAAGCTCTTTCAGCCTGTTTTTGACGCTCTTTTCAACTATCTCAATCTCATCAGACCGGTCTTTCTCAAGCTTTGCGATCTCCCTCTTTTCAATAACCTGGCTGCGTTTATCCTTGTCAACACCCCTTCTGGAAAAGACCTTTGCGTCAATAACAGTCCCTTCAACTCCCGGTGGAACCCTCAAGGAGGTATCCTTTACATCCCCTGCCTTGTCACCGAATATTGCCCTTAGAAGTTTTTCTTCTGGCGAAAGCTGTGTTTCACCTTTAGGAGTAATTTTGCCTACAAGGATATCTCCGACTTTTACCTCTGCTCCAATCTTGATAATACCGCTATCATCAAGGTTTTTAAGGGCCTCTTCACCGACATTGGGTATATCTTTTGTTATTTCTTCCTTGCCGAGCTTTGTATCCCGTGAAACCACCTCAAATTCTTCAATATGAATGGATGTGTAAATATCTTCCTTGACAACACGTTCGCTTACAATAATTGAGTCTTCAAAATTATAACCGCCCCAGGACATGAATGCGACCATAACATTCTGACCGAGCGCAAGCTCTCCCATCTCAGTAGCCGGGCCGTCAGCAATTATCTGTCCCTTTGTTACAAGATCACCCTGTTTAATAATAGGCCTCTGGTTATAACAAGTGTTCTGATTTGATCGCTGGTATTTTACCAGTTTATGGATCTCAACCTCTTCGTCCTTTTCTTCATTGGCTGTTGATCTGATAACAATCCTTGATGAATCAACATCCTCAATTATGCCGTCATGCTGGGCAACAACCGTTACACCCGAGTCCTTGGCCACAACACCTTCAATGCCGGTACCTACCAGCGGTGCCTTTGCCTTTAAAAGTGGCACACCCTGACGTTGCATGTTGGAACCCATAAGAGCCCTGTTTGCATCGTCATGCTCCAGAAAAGGAATAAGACTGGCAGAGACACTAACAAGCTGGTCAGGTGAAACGTCCATATACCTGATTTCCTCAACAGGAGCGCGCATTGCCTCTCCTTCGATCCTGACTGCGGCCTCATTGTTTACAAATTCCCCTTTACTGTTTAGAGGGGCATTTGCCTGGGCAATTGGATAATTCCGTTCATCAAGGGCCGAGAGATAGGATATTTCCTTTGTTACTTTCCCATTCTCAACATGCCTGTATGGTGTTTCAATAAAACCATATTCATTAACCCTGGCGAATGTGCTCAAGGATACTATCAGGCCTATGTTCGGACCTTCAGGTGTCTCGATCGGGCAGATACGTCCATAATGTGTCGGATGTACGTCGCGAACCTCAAACCCTGCCCTCTCCCGTGTAAGCCCACCTGGTCCAAGGGCGCTAAGTCTCCTTTTATGGGTAACCTCAGAAAGAGGATTTGTCTGATCCATAAACTGTGAAAGCTGACTTGTTCCAAAAAACTCCTTTACAACAGCAGAAACAGGCTTGGAATTTATCAGATCGTGGGGCATTAAAGTTTCAACCTCCTGAAGGCTCATCCTCTCCTTTATTGCCCGTTCCATCCTGACTAAACCAATCCTGTACTGATTTTCCAGTAACTCTCCAACTGCCCTTACTCGTCTGTTACCCAGGTTATCTATGTCATCAACAGATGCTTCTGTATTTTTAAGCCTGATGAGTTCCTTAACAATAACAATGATATCCTCTTTTCTCAGTGTCCTTAAGTCATTAGGCACATCTTCAAAATTCAACCTGTGATTCAGTTTCAGCCTGCCGACTGTGGAAAGATCAAAGGAGGTTATATTAAAAAATAGATTATTAAAGAAATTGTTTGCAACCTCCTGTGTAGGCGGGCTGCTTGGCCTCATTTTCCTGTATATTTCAAGCTTTGCCTCTTCAGCATTGTCAATTTTATCCAGGAGCATGGTGTCATGGATAGTCGGGCTGGCATTAGGAGAATCAAGCACAAGGCATTCAACCTCTTTTATCCCTTTTTGCAAGAGTAATTCGATATTCTGAGCGGTGATTGCCTGATTACGCGCAACCAACACCTCACCTGTTTCCTGGTCAATCAGGTCGTCAATAAGTATTCTTCCTTCAACATCTTCAACATTTATAGGGAGCTTTTCCACTCCTGCGGTCTCAAGCATCTTGTGAAGACGTTTGGTAAATTTTTCACCAATTCTGGCAATTATCTTTTTAGAATTGGGCGCAGTAACATCCTTTGTAAGCCTTTTTCTGTAAAGGTTATCAAAATTTATGTCTCTGAAACAGCCCTCCTCACTGATATATATCTTTTCAGTATCATAAAATTCAAGGAGCAGCTCCCGTGTTGAATAGCCAAGGGCCTTCAGAAATGTTGTGGCTGGGAATTTTCTGCGTCTGTCTATCCTGACATGAAGCAGATCTTTGGGATCAAATTCAAAATCAAGCCATGATCCCCTGAGGGGTATGATTCTGGCTGAGTATAATAATTTGCCACTGCTGTGTGTCTTTCCCTTGTCATGATCGAAAAACACACCGGGAGACCTGTGAAGCTGGCTTACTATGACCCTTTCAGTGCCATTAATGATGAATGTCCCTCTCCGGGTCATCATGGGGATAGTCCCAAAATATATCTCCTGCTCTTTGATATCCCTAATACTTTTAGTCCCGCTTTCAGAATCTGTATCAAAAACAAGTAAACGCGCAGTCAGCCTCAGAGGGGCTTCATAGGTCATCCCCTTGCTGAGGCATTCTGTTTCATCATATTTGGCAGGTTCGAAAGAGTATTTTACAAATTCCAGTGATGATGTATTACTGAAATCCTGAATAGGGAATACGCTTTTAAAAGGACTCTGAAGGCCTGTATCTTCGCGATCCTCAGGTTTAACATCCATTTGTAAAAAACGTTCATATGAGTGCTTCTGTACTTCAATAAGATTCGGAATATCAATAGTCTTTCCTATTTTACCGAAATTCCTTCTTACACGACGCCTCACACCATTCATCTCTTTCATGGGATCTCCCTGTTTTTGTTATTAAAACCTGTATTCTATTAAAAAATGCTACAAATTACGTCTTATTTCCATCCGGAGACTTCTTAAAGTTCCATCAGGAGATCAGATAATAATACTACTTTATTTCTACGCTGGCACCGGCAGCTTCAAGCTGTTTCTTGATGCCTTCTGCTTCATCCATGGGAATAGCCTCTTTAACAGGGGCAGGAACGCCGTCAACAAGTGCCTTTGCTTCCTTAAGGCCCAATCCTGTGATTGCACGAACTTCCTTGATAACCTGTATCTTCTGGTCACCTGTTGCTGTCAGGATTACGTTAAACTCTGTCTGTTCAACAGCAGCAGCGGCCTGCTCTACGGGAGCAGCTGCTACCATCGCCACAGGTGCGGCAGCGCTTACACCAAACTTTTCTTCAAGTTCTTTTACGAATTCAGAAAGCTCAAGCACTGTCATGTTTGCTATAAAATCTACTACATCATTCTTTGTGATATTGGCCATTGTATATATATCCTCCTAATATTTTTTTAGTATTTTAATTTGTTTGCGGAACCTGCTTGCCTTCAGCTTTAGCGGTTTCGATTGCCTTTAATGCATTCATCAGATTAACAAGAACACCATTTGTAACCCTGACAAATGAAGTTGGTACAGCCTGCATTGCAGACAGGACCTGAGCCAGAAGCTGTTCCCTGCCCGGGAGTTTTGCAAGCCTTTTTATTCCATCCAGATCCATCATTTTACCGGATATCTGTCCGAACTTCAGATCCAGCTTGTTAAGCTCTCTGTCCATATCAACTAGAACCTTTGCCGGTGCAACAACGTCTGAGTAGCTAATGGCTACGGCGCATGGCCCAACAAATTTATCAGCGATTGATTCAGACCCGGTACCCTTGCTTGCAATTCTTAGAAGCCTGTTCTTTACAACGTAAAATTCAGCATCGATCTTTCTGAGTTCATTTCTGATCTTGTCCATTGATCCTACGTCGAGACCCTGATAATCGACAACAAATGTTGCCTTGGCCTTTTCAAGCCTTTCTTTCATCTCATCGATGAAAACCTTTTTCTTATCCTTATCCAAGTATTATCACCTCCTCCTGTCCTGACATTAAAGTTTTGTCAAAAACAGGGGTATGCTGTTAGGAGAGAAGCCAATAGCATAGTCTGAGCAGGCAATTTTAAGCGATTTCACTGCACCCGCTGTCTTTGACTATATAATCATTCAAATTCCGGCTCATTTCATATGGCAAAAGGCTTAATGGAATTGCCTTAAATGAATGACCCTAATTTTTATTCATCTTTTGCTTTTAATAAAAAGCTATTGCCTGTTGAATAACTCCTTTGTGAAAAGTGGATCAATTTTTATTCCAGGTCCCATTGTTGTTGATATGGCAATACTTCTTAGATATGTACCTTTACTTGCCGGGGGTTTGAGTCTGAGAATGGTATCCATAAATGCGCTTACGTTATCAGTAAGTTTTTCAGGCCCAAATGAAACTTTCCCCATCGGGGCATGAACAATACCGGCCTTTTCCACCTTGAACTCTATTTTGCCGGCTTTAATCTCCTGAACAGCCTTGCCCACATCAAAGGTAACAGTCCCCAGTTTGGCATTCGGCATCATACCTCTTGGACCTAAGACGCGTCCAAGCTTACTTACAGTACCCATTATATCAGGAGTAGCAATAGTCTTATCAAAATCAAGCCATCCGCCCTGTATCTTCTCTACAAATTCATCTGATCCTGCATAGTCGGCGCCTGCATCAAGGGCCTCTTTCTCCTTTTCACCTTTTGCAAAAACGAGTACCCTTACTGTCTTGCCAACTCCATGGGGAAGGGCTACAGTTCCTCTAACCATCTGATCTGCGTGTCTTGGGTCAACACCTAATCTTACTGCAATATCAACTGTCTCATCAAATTTGGCGA
The DNA window shown above is from Desulfatiglans sp. and carries:
- the rpoB gene encoding DNA-directed RNA polymerase subunit beta → MKEMNGVRRRVRRNFGKIGKTIDIPNLIEVQKHSYERFLQMDVKPEDREDTGLQSPFKSVFPIQDFSNTSSLEFVKYSFEPAKYDETECLSKGMTYEAPLRLTARLLVFDTDSESGTKSIRDIKEQEIYFGTIPMMTRRGTFIINGTERVIVSQLHRSPGVFFDHDKGKTHSSGKLLYSARIIPLRGSWLDFEFDPKDLLHVRIDRRRKFPATTFLKALGYSTRELLLEFYDTEKIYISEEGCFRDINFDNLYRKRLTKDVTAPNSKKIIARIGEKFTKRLHKMLETAGVEKLPINVEDVEGRILIDDLIDQETGEVLVARNQAITAQNIELLLQKGIKEVECLVLDSPNASPTIHDTMLLDKIDNAEEAKLEIYRKMRPSSPPTQEVANNFFNNLFFNITSFDLSTVGRLKLNHRLNFEDVPNDLRTLRKEDIIVIVKELIRLKNTEASVDDIDNLGNRRVRAVGELLENQYRIGLVRMERAIKERMSLQEVETLMPHDLINSKPVSAVVKEFFGTSQLSQFMDQTNPLSEVTHKRRLSALGPGGLTRERAGFEVRDVHPTHYGRICPIETPEGPNIGLIVSLSTFARVNEYGFIETPYRHVENGKVTKEISYLSALDERNYPIAQANAPLNSKGEFVNNEAAVRIEGEAMRAPVEEIRYMDVSPDQLVSVSASLIPFLEHDDANRALMGSNMQRQGVPLLKAKAPLVGTGIEGVVAKDSGVTVVAQHDGIIEDVDSSRIVIRSTANEEKDEEVEIHKLVKYQRSNQNTCYNQRPIIKQGDLVTKGQIIADGPATEMGELALGQNVMVAFMSWGGYNFEDSIIVSERVVKEDIYTSIHIEEFEVVSRDTKLGKEEITKDIPNVGEEALKNLDDSGIIKIGAEVKVGDILVGKITPKGETQLSPEEKLLRAIFGDKAGDVKDTSLRVPPGVEGTVIDAKVFSRRGVDKDKRSQVIEKREIAKLEKDRSDEIEIVEKSVKNRLKELLNGVALKTNLKDKKSGKTLLSTKKEIMPDIIDELPVTAWSGADIKASMDLIDKVEAVIEKFNARVEHVNSILEDRMDKLSMGDELAPGVIKMVKVYIAVKRKLSVGDKMAGRHGNKGVLSRILPVEDMPYFADGTPVDIILNPLGVPSRMNVGQVLEAHLGWASRALGRQIASVLDNEEGIDTLKKTLKNIYSAKEYTQYFKDMTDADLVSSSSLLRDGVHMASPVFDGVEENEIQKCLEKAGLPVTGQSILYDGRTGEAFEQPVTVGIMYILKLHHLVDDKIHARSIGPYSLVTQQPLGGKAQFGGQRLGEMEVWAMEAYGAAYSLQEFLTVKSDDVAGRTRMYERIVKGNNILESGLPESFKVLIKELLSLGLEFQLLEDVNS
- the rplL gene encoding 50S ribosomal protein L7/L12 translates to MANITKNDVVDFIANMTVLELSEFVKELEEKFGVSAAAPVAMVAAAPVEQAAAAVEQTEFNVILTATGDQKIQVIKEVRAITGLGLKEAKALVDGVPAPVKEAIPMDEAEGIKKQLEAAGASVEIK
- a CDS encoding 50S ribosomal protein L10 translates to MDKDKKKVFIDEMKERLEKAKATFVVDYQGLDVGSMDKIRNELRKIDAEFYVVKNRLLRIASKGTGSESIADKFVGPCAVAISYSDVVAPAKVLVDMDRELNKLDLKFGQISGKMMDLDGIKRLAKLPGREQLLAQVLSAMQAVPTSFVRVTNGVLVNLMNALKAIETAKAEGKQVPQTN
- a CDS encoding 50S ribosomal protein L1, with amino-acid sequence MPRRGKKYKSVVVNIERLNRYNFSDAIKLMLDCHVAKFDETVDIAVRLGVDPRHADQMVRGTVALPHGVGKTVRVLVFAKGEKEKEALDAGADYAGSDEFVEKIQGGWLDFDKTIATPDIMGTVSKLGRVLGPRGMMPNAKLGTVTFDVGKAVQEIKAGKIEFKVEKAGIVHAPMGKVSFGPEKLTDNVSAFMDTILRLKPPASKGTYLRSIAISTTMGPGIKIDPLFTKELFNRQ